GGAAAGTACATCTTCTTTTAtatcatcctcttctttcaGAAAATCCAATGCTAGTAACGTAAATTATCTATGTGAAGTAGAATATGTGAGAGCAAAGTCCCTATTACCCAACTCCCTTTACTCAAGCCCTACAAAGCCttcacaaaaccaaactcCACTTTCCCAAAATTCATAAGGCATGGATTCGGTCCTAAGAAACATGCGGCAAAAGAAATTCTTCTAGCCTCTCAACTAGAACAACATCTTAATCCGGCAATTAAGACAGAACAAATGATTCCCCTCCGACTCAATGAAGGAATGTTGCATCAATGGAGAGTCCATGGTTACACCCATCTTTACTATGGAGCAATACGACTAGCACTAACTCTTCATGGACGGAAAGGTCTACGTGTTGTGGCAAGGGTCGCCCTTCTCGACACCAGATACAAAGAATATCAACATGCATGCATCGCAACAATCCAAACAACCTTAAACGCTGgaacaatattttttacattatttcCAAACTTTATTGTGGTACTAGAAGATCCCCAGAAATATCAGAACATGCAAATCAACATACAAATCACGGGTGCCCCACAAATTGGAAATACTTATGCAACAACACTTCACCACGAGGTGGCGTATCGAGTCCAAAATCATGTTATGGATCTAAGTCTACCAAGAGACACAGAAGATGCCCTACTTGTCCAACTGGAGTCACAACACAGTCCATCATGCGTCCACATCCTAAGACAAATACCTAGAGATGAACTGGTCAAACTATTTCCAGAGTCATGGGTGACAAATTACGAAAAACTCCATGATAGAAGTACCCTAATTCAATCAATGGATTCCTCTATtcatagaagaaaagatggaGCGATGGAAATTGCTTttaaacaacaagaagaaaagccAAGACCTGCAGCTTTCTATACGGAAATCAATACAATCTCTCCAATTGATAAcaaccaaaaagaacaaaaggagTTAGCAAAGCATCTACCCGGCATTCcaatagaatttttttattcactcGGAGATCCCGTCTACTCGTTCGCTTATGAGACAGGTCACAAATTCTTCGATATTTGTGATTGTGAAAAATGCTTAATGAATAGTTCTGACGAAGACGAAACACCaagacgaagaaaaaaaaaatcttcccAGCAAATTCTCAAAGAACGATATGAGTCCGGAGACCCGCAGACGGTTTACTCAGAGAACCAAGCGgaagaaattttgaatattatgtCTGGTATCCAAGCAACTCGACTCCCACAACCCCAGATATATAAGATATCCGGTTGAGCTACATGTTTGGTCCCCCACCAAGTTTAGGACCATCATTCCCATCACAAgactttgaagaaaacaatatcaaaCACTCATGGAAGATAAGAAATCcgaacacaaaaaaatctagaTGGGTCGATAAAACAAGTTAGAATAGCAGAAACAACACTAAATTGGCAATGAGAGAACGCAGCAGCCGGAACTATCTCTTGAgccaaattaataaaaaggtATCCATCATAGACCTTTATATCAAAGACATTACCAAACAAATTTCCTCTCTACACAAAGAACTCCTTCATCTAGCCAATACAGTTTTCATAAATTCACCCCTCATGTCCCAAAAAGAATCAGAACTAAAATCCCTAAGAGCCCAGTTAAATTCCATACAAAACTAGCCAAAAAACCAGCCAATACAATATGATCTTTTCACACTTTACCCCATTTATACTTCGCCTTATGCAGTTCAAACACAACCTTTATCTTTTTCTCAAGATCCAAGTATTTTTGGTTCATCCTCCTTTTTACCAAAAAGGGTTGCTATAGAAAGACAAGCCATAAAAAGGAAGCAATCAACGggcaaagaaaaagaacatatCCCAAGCACCTCAAAGCCTCAAACTCCACCCGAAAGAAATGACAAACAATTTATGGTGGAACATGCCAACCCAATCACTACTTTCCTTGAGAAGGTTGCTTATCAAGAAAGAAATCCTAAGCGGCAAACCACGACAACAATGTCTGAAAATATAAAGGATGAACCAGCCGAAGAGGTCTTAATCCCGCATTTCATGATGGCCGAACCAACTGTAGAAGAAAAGGACATGGAGAGCGATGATGGCAGAATCTATGAAGAAAGGTAAGAATCTCGTAAGCCTCCGCTAGATTGGAATCCAAGATTTAATGCCGAACCACATAATGGTTTCTCTCTTGACGAAATTCCTCCATCAAAATGGCGAGACAAAATCTACGAGATGCACGCTTGGCTTACCGAACATCTACTCAACCTAAGAGCTACCTTCCCATGGTCATTGACAAGATGGTTTCCAAATTCCAAGGACGACTTAACTCTGAATGTGAATTAGCACAAGAAGTATTGATAATCTTGTCTAGGACAATACATCTTACCACACTCCAATGGAATCTCATCATTTGCAGCAAAACACATAAAGTCAACAAGACCTCTTTATATtcctttgttaattttctGGTACCTTCATCTGTATAATTATCCATCCACTcacgatttttgttttttggtattGTCGTTGAAAacagttttcaatttttcctCTGATTTAGAGAAAGTAAAGcttcacataaaaaaaaaaaaaagataaaaggaGAAGACGATGAATCATATTTAACTTAGaatattttccttcttttttttttccttttcttctattccattttctttttgatttgtgtattatttttttttattttttttgatatgtacatatatatgctAACTAAATTTTccctgtttttgtttattttttgtttttttccacttttcaacaaatattttgtcatCAAATTGTTAGAATTAGtctaacaaatattttgttaataatttccAACAACCTAAAAATTATTgctaattttcaaaaatatcatatttgttGGCAAATTCCAACAATATTCCTACTACGTTTGTGATAAATTTACcattatcaaaattaattggaaatttgcaataaattttcaataaacaaaatatttaatgcaATTTTAGAGGATATCGGTTAGATAGTTTCAACAAAATACGATTATTGGAAACATATGTTGGAATATCACATGTTTTTTTGGAGTGTAATGTTCCTTGCCAACCATAACCTTTGTGATTCTCATTCGATGTCATTCTCGGTATGCTTATGTCATGACTTCATATCAAAGAATTTGATAGTCTGAATGGATCATGTGTCGACAGACTAACTGTCTCGCATACTGGTTAGCCaaatttgctttttctttgcCATTaggttttcatatatatgactCTGTTCCGAGTGAGTTGCTCATGTCATGAGTGTAGATACTTTAGGTCTTTTGTGTCTATAATGTGTTGGTGTGTAATTGtttatcatttcattttaataaGGGTGAGTTGCACAAAGAGGCACTTAAAGGAAAGTTTATATGTTTGGGACACGTCTGAGGAAGAGGACACTTTTCCAACTCTTTGAGTGAAATTGTGACCAATTTGCCACTGAATAATAAGGAAGGAAGATAACCAGCGTTTGAGTTTAGTTTGTTGTGagttaaaaaagaacaaatatgTTGGCATATGATGAGTCGTTGGATGGAAGTGGTAGTTAATATCTGATCGATAAGATTACATACACTTTTTCCCTTCTTCGTcggcttctctctctctctctctctctctctctctctctctctctctctctctctttctctctctctctctctcttcatcttaactttctttctctctttccttgcAAAATAGAACATGAGAGCGTTTGGATTTGGTAGGTGATTTAGAATTAGTGAAAATCATGTTGAGTATGTATGAGAGCAACAATGAAGTTTGTGTACACAAAATCAACCAATTAAGAAAAAGGATCAAAGCATTGCCCAAGAGATGTAATTACAAAAAATCAACCTCAAAGTGAAAAccctttttttattgaatacaaagtttttattcattcctacaaaaaaaacaatggagtCTGTGGAGATCGTGGCTTCTGTATTTTACTTCACGCAGCAGCATTCGCCTTGATCTAGAAGAACATTCAGCAAATCTAGAAGAGTGTTTTCTAGAGCgtaaaatacaaatcaaagcATAGGTATTCGACTTGTACACAGTCATTACACGCTTTGATAGCTTTGCCACCTTGTTTTATAGTTCAACGAGGAGACTGGACTTCTCATCATCAGGTAGCTTGAGTTCTGACTTTGTATGAGTCGAATACCAATGCTTTGGTTTGGGAAGCTTAGACTACACCCATAGTTGACttgtatttgatttctttttcagttgtttcttcttacaaTCGACAATGTGCCTTTTGTGAACAATagaaagcttcttctttgagatTGAGATGAATGGTAATGTGTCATCACCTCCTGGCCATTCACTTTTTTGAATTGATGAGATTTCATTATCAACTCAAACATATATGAAACTTTCATGTCTTTCACCCCATCATCCCACTGTGCTCAACTTTGGTCTACATTATCATCAGTAATTATTAGCGGATCCACTGGCATTTGTCCAAAGCTAATATTAGTAAATAAGACGGGATGTATAGAAACAtgttaaaaatacaaataccTTAAGGTCATTTTATAGGGCGTAAATATGAGGAagcaaaaataattgttttaactgagttaattttttctaatgGAGGATAGTCATGGAGGTAGATTATCTCGTTCCAATAACACTTCTTTCCATCAACATAAATTGGATCATCTTTTGGGTCTTACTCCTCAGAAAATTTGTCGTAGGACAAGCCtattacaacaacaaattcatGCAGGAAGAATCTCAGTGGCTGTCCAGCAAATACAGCAAACAATCTCTAAAAGGGGGTCTCAAGCTTAGTGAGTCTTGGTAGCAAAGGGAAATCACTCGTTCTCCAACCGTTTTCTCTATCATACGAGCCATGTGTGTAATCGTACGTGGGTGAGTCCCATGCCTTTGAccgtttctcttcttccagaGCCGACTTAGAGAGTGTGCCAAAGGAGCATTTGTATAGGGTCCACTATTTTTTACTTAGATTTCTTTAAGCAATTAGGTCTTATTTccttaaaaattatataaaaaggaTCCAAATTTATACACATgtaagatataaatatttatttttaattgaaaaacacggaaaaatccttgagggatgaaatctagttttgtgaagagcgaaGTCAACatttagatttcaccgaaatgaatacATCTTTTAAGAGTTGGaaattggaaaaatctttgagtGATGAtatctagtcttgtgaagagcgtactcaacacttagatttcaccggaATAGATACATTTTTCTATTAGTTGGAACACGGAAAAATCTTTGggggatgaaatctagttttgtgaagagaaactcaacacttagatttcaccgaaatgaatacATGTTTCCAAgagttggaacttggaaaaatctttgagtGATGATAtttagtcttgtgaagagcggactcaacacttagatttcacatAAATGAATACATTTTCCGAGAGTTGGAACTCGAAAAAATCCTcgagggatgaaatctagttttgtgaagagcaaactcaacacttagatttcaccaaaacGAAGCGATTGCACGTATATAATGAGGATTTCCACGCAGACTTATCACCAGATGCAAgcttggttttgttggaaaGATAAGTCTTGGGGCTTTCCGCCGGTATGTAGATAGTCTTGTGGTTCCATGTAGTTCGCCGGGACTCATCCCGAAGTGGGATCGTTTGACATGCACGGACCTgtgttttttgaattttgtacGGATTGCATTTGTTGCATAGATTTGACGATAATTCTTAGCAGACATATTTGTTTGAAGTAAAGT
This sequence is a window from Arabidopsis thaliana chromosome 1 sequence. Protein-coding genes within it:
- a CDS encoding uncharacterized protein (unknown protein; LOCATED IN: chloroplast; Has 24 Blast hits to 24 proteins in 7 species: Archae - 0; Bacteria - 0; Metazoa - 4; Fungi - 0; Plants - 14; Viruses - 6; Other Eukaryotes - 0 (source: NCBI BLink).), which gives rise to MESPWLHPSLLWSNTTSTNSSWTERSTCCGKGRPSRHQIQRISTCMHRNNPNNLKRWNNIFYIISKLYCGTRRSPEISEHANQHTNHGLPRDTEDALLVQLESQHSPSCVHILRQIPRDELVKLFPESWVTNYEKLHDRSTLIQSMDSSIHRRKDGAMEIAFKQQEEKPRPAAFYTEINTISPIDNNQKEQKELAKHLPGIPIEFFYSLGDPVYSFAYETGHKFFDICDCEKCLMNSSDEDETPRRRKKKSSQQILKERYESGDPQTVYSENQAEEILNIMSVQTQPLSFSQDPSIFGSSSFLPKRVAIERQAIKRKQSTGKEKEHIPSTSKPQTPPERNDKQFMVEHANPITTFLEKVAYQERNPKRQTTTTMSENIKDEPAEEVLIPHFMMAEPTVEEKDMESDDGRIYEER